GCCGCCCGTACACCACGTACCCCGCCACCAGCACCACCACCACCGGCACAAGCAGCAGCAGCCGACCCCGCTTCCCCATCTCTCCCAGCTCTCCTGGACGCCACCCACGACGCGCTCGTTACAAAGTGGGCCGATTGTAACAATTAGCGGCGCTGAACGGAGCAGGCAGACAGAGGGGACGGGTGCGGCGAACGGATTGTTAGCTCGCGCTCAGAGCGACGCGAAAGCCGTAGTCGTTGTAGCGAAGGTGCGGAGGGATCGAGCTGCGCGCGGAACACCGGCTGAACTTCAACTCGTGACGCCACGCTCCCCCGCGCGAAGCGCGCCGCGCGCCAGCCGCGGGACCCTGGGGATTCTCGACCGGAGACACGGCGTAGTAGCGAGGATCCCACCAGTCGCTGCACCACTCGTGGACGTTGTCGCCCATGTGACACAGGCCGAAGCCGTTGGGCGCAGCGCCGCTGACCGGTGCCGGCTGCTGCTGGCCGAGCGGCCCGCGGGCCCAGTCGCCGACGAGGGGTGGCTCGTCGTTGCCCCACGGATAGCGAGCCCTCGGCAGGCCGCCCATGGCCGCCCACTCGCGCTCGGCCTCGGTGGGGAGCCGGTAGACTTGCCCCGTGATCGCGCAGAGCCAGGCGCAATAGTCGACGGCCTCGAACCAGCTCACGCCAACCACGGGCTGCATGGGATGTGCGAACCGCGCGTCGCGCCAGAAGCGAGGCTCCGGCGCTCCGGTCGCCGCGAGATAGGCCTCGTATTCCCTGTTCGTGACCGGGAACATCCCGAGCGCGAACGGACCGACGCAGACTTCGTGGGCGGGGCGCTCGTCGAACCGTCCCGCGTCGTCGCCCATCACATATCGGCCGCCTGGTACTCCCACGCAAACCGGAAGTACGGGCGCGGGAAGGGGATCAGGCCGCACGGAGCGAGACCGGACAACCGGGCCTATGGGGCAAGCGGAATCGAGCCGACGGTTGAGGCGTCGATCGCCGACCCGGTCGGGTTCCAGCCGTTCTGGTCGAGCAGATACGCCAGCACGTCGTAGTACTGTTGTTGTGTCAGGCTGCCCGGGTCGTCATCCGGCATCTCGCTGCTGATGAAATTGAACAGCCGTCCCGCGGTCCGATAGTCAGCCAGCGCATTTCCGGGGCCGATGACCGCCGGCGCATCGTCGATCCCCTCTCCGGACTCCCCGTGGCAATTGGCGCAGATCTCCTGAAACACCGCGCGACCCGCGGCGGCCTGCCCGGCCTGTGCCGCGCGCAGAGGAGGATCGGTCGGTTTGCCTGCACCCGATGCCGCGGCTGTGGCGACGAACACGACCGCGCTGCATGCAAGGATGGCGGCGGGAATCGGCGAACTCATCGGCTCCATGGCCCCCATTTATAATCGTGAGTTGTAAGCCCTATTGAACCACAAAGGACGACCACAATGCCTAATTCGGCCCTCGGATTCTTCACCGAGCGGTTCGCGATCGACGCGAAACTGATGAATGACATTCTCGGCGTTGCGCTTTCTGCCGGCGGAGACTATGCAGACCTCTTTTTCGAGCACCGAACGACCAGCTCGATCCTCTTTGAGGAGCAGGCGGTAAAGAACGCTGGCAGCGGCGTCGTTCAGGGGGTCGGCATCCGTGTCGTCCACGGCGACGCGACCGGCTACGCCTACACCGAGGACCTGACGCCGGAGGCAATGCGCCTCGCGGCCGAAACCGCCGCGCGCATCGCCAATCGCCGCGAGCGCGTGGGACCGATCGGTGTCGCCCTCCGTCCGGTAGCGGACCTCTATCCGGTACGAGTGCCCGCGTGGGAGGCACCGGCCGCGGAAAAGCTCGCCATCATCCGACGCGCGGACGAGGCGGCCCGAGCCTTCGACCCGATGATCCAGCGCGTCGTGGTGTCGTTCGCTGACGAGGTCAAGCACGTCGCCATCGCCACCAGCGATGGGACGTTGGTCGAGGACCTGCAGCCGATGATCCGCATCCACATCCAGTGCTTGTCAGAAAAAGGGAAGGAGCGCCAGACGGCGATCGGCGGCGGCGGCGGGCGGCTTGGGCTCGAGTATTTCGAGCGGAGCTCGCCGGAGGATCTGGCCCGGGACGTCGCGCGCCAGGCCGTCCTCCTCCAATCGGCGGTCGAGGCCCCGGCCGGCTTCCTCCCTGTCGTTCTGGGCGCAGGCGATTCTGGGATCCTGCTGCACGAGGCGGTCGGCCACGGCCTCGAGGCCGACTTCAATCGAAAGCGGACGAGCAACTACGCCGACCGCGTCGGACAATCGGTCGCCTCGAGCCTCGTGACGGTGGTGGACGACGGCACCGTCCCAAACTCTCGCGGCACCATCAATGTCGATGATGAGGGCAACGCGCCCTGCAAGAACGTGCTGATCGAAGAGGGGATGCTTCAGGGTTACATGCAGGATCGCATCAGCGCGCGCCACTTCGGCGTCGCACCATCCGGAAATGGACGCCGCGAGAGCTTCCATACCTATCCGATGCCCCGCATGACGAATACCTACATGCTTCCGGGCGAAAGCGACCGCGAGGAGATCATCCGGTCGGTGGACCGCGGGCTCTACTGCCTCTCCTACAGCGGGGGCCAAGTCAATATTTCGAACGGCGACTTCGTCTTTTCCGTCACCGAGGCGTACATGATCGAGGGCGGCAGGGTCACGACGCCGGTGAAGGGCGTGACACTCATTGGTAACGGGCCGGACACGCTATCGAAGGTGACCATGGTCGGGGCGGACTACCAGCTCTCCGACGGCCGCTGGACCTGCGGCAAAGACGGGCAGAGCGTGCCGGTCGGCGTCGGCATGCCGACGGTCCTCGTGTCCGGCATAACCGTCGGCGGCACGAAGAATGGATGATCCCGAGCGCTACCTGAATCTCGCCCAGGACGTCGTCCAGCTCGCCCGCCGCGCCGGCGCGGACGATGCCGACGCCGTCGTCGCGGCCGGCACCGAGTTCGACGTCACGGTGCGTCGCGGCGAAATCGAGAAGCTGCTCGAGGCGGACTCGAAAGCGCTGGGCCTGCGCGTGTTCGTCGGCGGGCGGCCGGCCATCAGCTACACATCGGACTTCTCGCCCGACGCGCTGGCGAAGCTGGCGCGAGACACGGTCGAGCTGGCCGCGATTACCGACCCGGACCCCGACGGCGGACTCCCGGACCCCCAAGAGTGGGCCGAGCGCTTCGCCGGTGATCTCGAGCTGTTCGATCCGGATCTCCCCAACGTTCCGAATCAACGCAAGATCGACATGGCGCGCGAGTGCGAGGCGGCCGCCCTGGCGTTCGATCCCCGAATCACCAACACGGACGGCGCAAGCTGCTCGACG
Above is a genomic segment from Chloroflexota bacterium containing:
- a CDS encoding SUMF1/EgtB/PvdO family nonheme iron enzyme yields the protein MRPDPLPAPVLPVCVGVPGGRYVMGDDAGRFDERPAHEVCVGPFALGMFPVTNREYEAYLAATGAPEPRFWRDARFAHPMQPVVGVSWFEAVDYCAWLCAITGQVYRLPTEAEREWAAMGGLPRARYPWGNDEPPLVGDWARGPLGQQQPAPVSGAAPNGFGLCHMGDNVHEWCSDWWDPRYYAVSPVENPQGPAAGARRASRGGAWRHELKFSRCSARSSIPPHLRYNDYGFRVALSAS
- a CDS encoding c-type cytochrome encodes the protein MSSPIPAAILACSAVVFVATAAASGAGKPTDPPLRAAQAGQAAAGRAVFQEICANCHGESGEGIDDAPAVIGPGNALADYRTAGRLFNFISSEMPDDDPGSLTQQQYYDVLAYLLDQNGWNPTGSAIDASTVGSIPLAP
- a CDS encoding metallopeptidase TldD-related protein, whose translation is MPNSALGFFTERFAIDAKLMNDILGVALSAGGDYADLFFEHRTTSSILFEEQAVKNAGSGVVQGVGIRVVHGDATGYAYTEDLTPEAMRLAAETAARIANRRERVGPIGVALRPVADLYPVRVPAWEAPAAEKLAIIRRADEAARAFDPMIQRVVVSFADEVKHVAIATSDGTLVEDLQPMIRIHIQCLSEKGKERQTAIGGGGGRLGLEYFERSSPEDLARDVARQAVLLQSAVEAPAGFLPVVLGAGDSGILLHEAVGHGLEADFNRKRTSNYADRVGQSVASSLVTVVDDGTVPNSRGTINVDDEGNAPCKNVLIEEGMLQGYMQDRISARHFGVAPSGNGRRESFHTYPMPRMTNTYMLPGESDREEIIRSVDRGLYCLSYSGGQVNISNGDFVFSVTEAYMIEGGRVTTPVKGVTLIGNGPDTLSKVTMVGADYQLSDGRWTCGKDGQSVPVGVGMPTVLVSGITVGGTKNG